One region of Permianibacter fluminis genomic DNA includes:
- a CDS encoding acetyl-CoA hydrolase/transferase family protein has protein sequence MSPRLLNRPADVVELLPDHGWLWTQSMAATPRILLNGLAERVRERRGLRLMQLHTERMQSLARAELAPHLRHHCFFVGAQTRPLVQQGHADYVPMFLSELPLLFRRGEQPVDVALIQVSPPDRHGLCTLGISVEATKAACERASTIIAHINPRMPRTHGDSFIRYDDLTAIYEASDDLPLHETAVADAVNNAIGQHVASLIVDGACLQMGIGAIPDAVLACLGNHRDLGVHSEMFSDGVLELVARGVITNSRKQVHPGKLVATFVMGSQRLYDFVDDNPVVVLLEADYVNDTRTIRRNHNVVAINSALQVDLTGQICADSIGTKIYSGVGGQMDFMRGAALSDGGKAIIALPSTAAGGAVSRIAPVLTVGAGVVTTRAHAQYVVTEFGIADLRGKSLRERASALIAIAHPAFRDTLQQAAAAQWQLSC, from the coding sequence ATGTCGCCACGCTTGTTGAATCGTCCTGCCGATGTCGTCGAGTTGCTGCCGGATCACGGCTGGCTCTGGACCCAGTCGATGGCCGCGACGCCACGCATCCTGCTGAATGGTTTGGCCGAGCGGGTCCGCGAGCGCCGCGGCCTGCGGCTGATGCAGTTGCACACCGAACGGATGCAGAGCTTGGCGCGCGCCGAGCTGGCGCCACATCTGCGCCATCACTGCTTTTTTGTCGGCGCCCAGACCCGACCTTTGGTGCAGCAGGGTCATGCCGATTACGTGCCGATGTTCCTGTCCGAATTGCCGTTGTTGTTTCGGCGTGGCGAGCAACCGGTGGATGTCGCGCTGATTCAGGTTTCGCCGCCGGACCGTCATGGTCTGTGCACCCTCGGCATTTCGGTGGAGGCAACCAAGGCCGCCTGCGAGCGAGCCAGCACCATCATTGCCCACATCAACCCGCGGATGCCGCGGACACATGGCGACAGCTTTATCCGCTACGACGATCTGACCGCGATTTATGAAGCCAGCGATGACTTACCACTGCACGAAACCGCCGTCGCGGATGCGGTCAACAACGCCATTGGCCAGCATGTCGCCAGCCTGATTGTTGACGGTGCCTGTCTGCAGATGGGCATCGGTGCGATCCCGGATGCGGTACTCGCCTGTCTCGGCAACCACCGCGATCTCGGCGTGCACAGCGAGATGTTTTCTGACGGCGTGCTGGAGCTGGTCGCGCGCGGCGTCATCACCAATAGCCGCAAGCAGGTGCACCCGGGCAAATTGGTCGCGACCTTCGTCATGGGTTCGCAGCGACTGTACGATTTTGTCGACGACAATCCGGTAGTGGTGTTGCTGGAAGCCGATTATGTCAACGATACCCGCACCATTCGCCGCAATCACAATGTGGTCGCGATCAACAGCGCGCTGCAGGTCGATCTGACCGGCCAGATCTGCGCCGACTCCATCGGCACCAAAATTTATTCCGGGGTCGGCGGCCAGATGGATTTCATGCGCGGCGCCGCGTTGTCGGATGGCGGTAAAGCGATCATTGCCTTACCCAGCACCGCTGCCGGTGGTGCGGTCTCGCGGATCGCGCCGGTGCTGACGGTCGGGGCCGGCGTGGTTACCACGCGCGCGCATGCGCAATATGTGGTGACCGAGTTTGGCATTGCAGATCTGCGCGGCAAATCGCTGCGCGAGCGCGCCAGTGCCTTGATTGCCATTGCCCATCCGGCGTTTCGCGACACCTTGCAGCAGGCAGCGGCGGCGCAGTGGCAGTTGTCCTGCTGA
- the cysI gene encoding assimilatory sulfite reductase (NADPH) hemoprotein subunit translates to MSNPSEVEGIKARSQFLRGTLKESVADDHTGAIRADDTTIIKFHGSYQQDDRDLRAERAEQKLEPLYSFMLRVRMPAGVATPAQWLKLDELARTVGNETLKLTTRQAFQLHGVLKRNLKATIQGISSVALDTIAACGDINRNVILSANPEQTDAWQQVYPHVQAVATHLLPKTKAYHEIWLDGELVEGGEPEEEPIYGPTYLPRKFKTAFVVPPVNDVDVFAHDMGFIAIFEHGKLVGFNVSVGGGLGSTHGDKTTYPRLADVIGFVTPEQLLSVSEHILTTQRDHGERSVRKHARLKYTIAKHGIDWFKRELEARTGFPLAPARAFKFDHNGDRFGWVDGSDGRAHLTLHIDGGRVADRGDKRLLSGLREIAKIHGGDFRLTPNQNLVIANVPARQRARIDALVAEYGLGQYAHVTPLRRDALACVSLPTCSLAMAEAERYLPEFVGKVEQLLQRHGLLSFPLNLRITGCPNGCARPWLAEVGLIGKAPGRYNLYLGGDAAGTRFNQLHQENIDEPTILATLEPLIARFAKERSATERFGDWLHRAQIVTPVAA, encoded by the coding sequence ATGAGTAACCCCAGCGAAGTCGAAGGCATCAAGGCACGCAGTCAGTTTCTGCGTGGCACGCTGAAAGAAAGCGTCGCCGATGATCACACCGGCGCCATCCGAGCCGATGACACCACGATCATCAAATTCCACGGCAGCTATCAGCAGGACGATCGCGATCTGCGGGCCGAACGCGCCGAGCAAAAGCTTGAGCCGCTGTACAGCTTCATGCTGCGGGTGCGGATGCCGGCCGGTGTCGCGACACCGGCGCAGTGGCTGAAACTGGATGAGCTGGCACGCACGGTCGGCAATGAAACGCTGAAGCTGACCACCCGGCAGGCGTTTCAGCTGCACGGCGTGCTGAAACGCAATCTGAAAGCGACCATACAAGGCATCAGCAGTGTCGCGCTCGATACTATTGCGGCGTGCGGCGACATCAACCGCAACGTGATCCTGTCGGCCAATCCGGAACAAACCGATGCCTGGCAGCAGGTCTACCCTCATGTTCAGGCGGTTGCCACGCACTTGCTGCCGAAAACCAAGGCCTATCACGAGATCTGGCTGGACGGCGAATTGGTCGAAGGTGGCGAGCCGGAAGAAGAACCTATTTATGGGCCAACTTATCTGCCACGCAAATTCAAGACCGCATTCGTTGTGCCGCCGGTCAACGATGTCGATGTGTTCGCCCACGACATGGGTTTCATCGCGATTTTCGAACACGGCAAATTGGTCGGCTTCAACGTCAGCGTCGGTGGTGGCCTCGGCTCTACCCACGGCGACAAGACCACCTATCCACGGCTGGCTGACGTCATTGGCTTTGTCACGCCGGAACAATTGCTGTCGGTATCGGAACACATTCTCACCACCCAACGCGATCACGGCGAACGCAGCGTGCGCAAGCACGCACGTTTGAAGTACACCATCGCCAAGCACGGCATCGACTGGTTCAAACGCGAACTGGAAGCCCGTACCGGCTTTCCGCTGGCGCCGGCGCGCGCATTCAAATTTGACCATAACGGTGATCGCTTTGGCTGGGTCGACGGCAGCGACGGCCGCGCCCATCTGACCTTGCATATCGATGGCGGCCGGGTGGCGGATCGCGGTGACAAACGTCTGCTCAGCGGCCTGCGCGAAATCGCCAAAATCCACGGTGGCGATTTCCGGCTGACGCCAAACCAGAATCTGGTGATTGCCAATGTGCCGGCCCGGCAACGCGCCCGCATTGATGCGCTGGTCGCCGAATACGGGCTCGGCCAATACGCCCACGTGACGCCGCTGCGACGCGATGCACTGGCATGCGTGTCACTGCCGACCTGCTCGCTGGCGATGGCGGAAGCCGAGCGCTATTTGCCAGAGTTTGTCGGCAAGGTCGAGCAATTGTTGCAGCGACACGGCCTGCTCAGTTTTCCGCTGAATTTGCGCATCACCGGCTGCCCGAACGGCTGCGCGCGGCCATGGCTGGCCGAAGTCGGTTTGATTGGCAAGGCGCCCGGTCGCTACAACCTGTATCTCGGCGGTGACGCGGCTGGCACCCGCTTCAATCAGTTGCATCAGGAAAATATCGACGAGCCGACCATTCTGGCAACGCTGGAGCCGCTGATTGCCCGCTTTGCCAAAGAACGCAGCGCGACCGAACGCTTTGGTGACTGGTTGCACCGGGCGCAAATCGTGACGCCGGTTGCCGCCTGA
- a CDS encoding DoxX family protein yields MKSEQLAEHLLRCCLALLIFIHGAHRIYDHGVADFGSFLEAQSFPFGPALAWAITVYELVGPLLLLARRWVAPIAVTSAIQYGTGIWLVHWQHGWFVVGGGFNGMEYSLLLIAGLLTLALLQPRRAG; encoded by the coding sequence ATGAAGTCCGAACAACTGGCCGAGCATTTGCTGCGATGCTGTCTCGCGCTGCTGATTTTCATCCATGGCGCACACCGCATTTACGACCACGGGGTCGCTGACTTTGGCAGTTTTCTCGAAGCCCAAAGCTTCCCGTTCGGGCCGGCGCTGGCCTGGGCGATCACGGTTTATGAGCTGGTCGGCCCGCTGCTATTGCTGGCTCGGCGCTGGGTGGCGCCGATCGCGGTGACGTCCGCAATCCAGTACGGCACCGGTATCTGGCTGGTGCATTGGCAGCACGGCTGGTTTGTCGTCGGCGGCGGCTTCAACGGCATGGAATACAGCCTGCTGCTGATCGCCGGGCTGCTAACGCTGGCCCTGTTGCAACCTCGGCGCGCGGGCTAA
- a CDS encoding TonB family protein, giving the protein MQVKCKTIFTLLLPVSLSVLMTAMLAGCAATAPVQSLPVPASSPASTPASASTTAPVTTPRHTEVGGGNYKVMTIPCGDASYSWRMFIATPRWPSNADPAIEKARVLLGFTVTEQGKAEAITVAEVSHPEFAEPAQAALRQSRFEFPPEAAPCLVGKPMVLPMVFQLD; this is encoded by the coding sequence ATGCAAGTGAAATGCAAAACGATCTTTACCCTCTTGTTGCCGGTTTCGCTATCGGTGCTGATGACGGCGATGTTGGCAGGTTGTGCTGCCACGGCACCCGTGCAATCGCTGCCGGTGCCGGCTTCTTCACCTGCATCTACACCCGCATCTGCATCCACAACTGCACCGGTGACCACGCCGCGACACACCGAGGTTGGCGGCGGCAACTACAAGGTCATGACCATTCCCTGCGGAGATGCAAGCTATTCCTGGCGCATGTTCATCGCGACCCCGCGCTGGCCATCCAATGCTGACCCGGCCATCGAAAAAGCCCGTGTCCTGCTCGGCTTCACCGTCACTGAACAGGGAAAAGCGGAAGCGATCACGGTGGCCGAAGTCAGCCATCCTGAATTTGCCGAGCCCGCACAAGCCGCGTTGCGACAATCCCGGTTCGAGTTTCCGCCGGAAGCGGCGCCCTGTCTGGTCGGCAAGCCCATGGTGCTGCCGATGGTTTTTCAGCTTGATTAG
- a CDS encoding bacteriohemerythrin: MSQPLPPLRWTRLYSVGHPALDAQHRRLFVLINDLVGLQQADATAQRQAVIDTLPRLGKYAERHFKAEELLMARAGADHLDAHREKHRALLAQVQQLQGEIDAGKQPPFHELLLFLRYWLAEHILVTDKRYAPAMATLLMAGELSEAAAEQAAEAELW; this comes from the coding sequence ATGTCGCAACCGTTGCCACCGCTGCGCTGGACTCGGCTTTATTCGGTCGGACATCCCGCGCTTGATGCCCAGCATCGCAGGCTGTTTGTTCTGATCAACGATCTGGTCGGGCTGCAACAAGCCGATGCCACCGCCCAACGCCAAGCGGTGATCGACACGCTGCCTCGACTCGGCAAATATGCCGAGCGTCATTTCAAGGCAGAAGAGTTACTGATGGCGCGCGCTGGCGCCGATCATTTGGACGCGCATCGGGAAAAGCACCGCGCGCTGCTGGCGCAGGTGCAGCAATTGCAGGGCGAGATCGATGCCGGCAAACAACCGCCGTTTCACGAGCTGCTGTTGTTTTTACGGTATTGGCTGGCGGAACACATTCTGGTCACCGACAAACGCTATGCGCCGGCAATGGCGACGCTGCTGATGGCCGGTGAATTGAGCGAAGCAGCGGCGGAGCAAGCGGCCGAGGCGGAGCTTTGGTAG
- a CDS encoding phosphoadenylyl-sulfate reductase — protein sequence MTVAVTRLVSEPEAGSEAAATASSSDRVSTDASEANQLLALKSAQQRVQWALEHLPGEFALSSSFGAQAAVLLHMVTAIKPNIPVIVVDTGYLFPETYRFIDELTERLNLNLKVYRAQLSIAWQEARYGKLWEQGLAGIEQYNQLRKVEPMQRALRELNIGSWFSGVRRSQSASRAKAPLLQRQQERYKLHPIADWTDRDVGQYLKKHGLPYHPLWEKGYVSIGDWHTTRPLGEGMSEEDTRFFGLKRECGIHDFSI from the coding sequence ATGACTGTTGCTGTCACTCGTCTGGTCAGTGAACCAGAAGCCGGTTCGGAGGCCGCTGCCACCGCCTCTTCTTCTGATCGGGTTAGCACCGATGCCAGCGAAGCCAATCAATTGCTGGCACTGAAAAGTGCCCAGCAGCGCGTGCAATGGGCACTGGAGCATTTACCCGGCGAGTTTGCCCTGAGTTCGAGCTTTGGTGCGCAAGCCGCCGTGCTGCTGCATATGGTGACCGCGATCAAGCCAAACATTCCGGTCATCGTGGTCGACACCGGCTATCTGTTTCCGGAAACCTACCGGTTCATTGATGAGCTGACGGAACGCTTGAACCTGAATCTGAAGGTGTACCGGGCGCAGCTCTCGATTGCCTGGCAGGAAGCACGCTACGGCAAGCTGTGGGAACAAGGCCTGGCCGGCATCGAGCAATACAATCAATTGCGGAAAGTGGAGCCGATGCAGCGGGCGCTGCGCGAGTTGAATATCGGCAGCTGGTTTTCTGGCGTGCGTCGCAGCCAGTCGGCGTCACGCGCCAAGGCGCCACTGCTGCAGCGGCAGCAGGAGCGCTACAAACTGCATCCCATTGCCGACTGGACTGATCGCGATGTCGGTCAGTACCTGAAAAAGCACGGCTTGCCGTATCACCCACTGTGGGAAAAAGGCTATGTCTCGATTGGCGACTGGCACACCACGCGCCCGCTCGGCGAAGGCATGAGCGAAGAAGACACCCGCTTTTTTGGCCTGAAGCGGGAATGCGGCATTCACGATTTTTCGATTTGA
- the creD gene encoding cell envelope integrity protein CreD: MQWQWLFKAGALFFLFLVLQIPLIWTQDLVQERSNFRQQAIDSVSQSNAGTQAVVAPVLIVPFEHRYWADERDKDDKPIRVQRTRAGKLSFLPRQLQVDSKVDIEQKPVGIFQVPVYRAALQLTGDFELPADYGVTVPTDEQYLFDTPYLALSVSEQRGIKQLQMLQWNAAPLAFEPGSRLPLHDEQGVHANLPPLQAGGPQHFVISLQLQGLKTLSVVPVADNTSWSLGSSWPHARFWGNATPDQKDLREDGLDANWQTSVLATNMPSRWQNCMESERCDDVLNQAFSVDFLDPVDVYVKSDRATKYAFLFVGITFGAFLLFEIMKQLAIHPVQYGMVGLALAFFFLLLLSLSEHIAFVWAYLIAAAGCIGVIIAYLSAVLRSVLTALGFGVALAVLYGALYLILGSEDFALLIGSGLLFGLLTLAMLLTRKVDWYHLQQRVLTPRSSEAR; this comes from the coding sequence ATGCAGTGGCAATGGCTGTTCAAGGCAGGTGCGTTGTTTTTCTTATTTCTGGTGCTGCAAATTCCGCTGATCTGGACCCAGGATCTGGTTCAGGAACGCAGCAATTTTCGTCAGCAGGCCATCGATTCGGTGAGTCAGAGCAACGCCGGTACGCAGGCCGTGGTGGCGCCGGTACTGATCGTTCCGTTCGAGCATCGCTACTGGGCCGATGAACGCGACAAGGACGACAAACCGATACGCGTTCAGCGCACCCGTGCCGGCAAGTTGAGCTTTCTGCCACGGCAATTGCAGGTGGACAGCAAAGTCGACATTGAACAAAAACCGGTCGGAATCTTTCAGGTGCCGGTTTACCGGGCCGCGCTGCAGCTGACCGGCGATTTTGAGCTGCCGGCGGATTACGGCGTCACCGTGCCGACCGATGAACAGTATCTGTTCGACACGCCTTACCTGGCGCTGTCAGTCAGTGAGCAGCGCGGCATCAAGCAGCTGCAAATGCTGCAGTGGAATGCCGCGCCACTCGCCTTCGAGCCCGGCAGTCGACTGCCCTTGCACGATGAACAAGGCGTGCACGCGAATCTGCCACCCTTGCAGGCCGGTGGCCCCCAGCATTTTGTCATCAGCCTGCAATTGCAGGGTTTGAAAACGCTGTCGGTGGTACCGGTCGCCGACAACACCAGTTGGTCGCTTGGTTCCAGCTGGCCACACGCCCGGTTCTGGGGCAACGCAACACCGGATCAGAAAGATCTGCGCGAAGACGGCCTTGACGCCAACTGGCAGACGTCGGTGCTCGCAACCAATATGCCAAGCCGCTGGCAGAACTGCATGGAATCCGAACGCTGTGATGACGTGCTGAATCAGGCGTTCTCGGTCGATTTTCTGGACCCGGTCGATGTCTACGTCAAAAGCGACCGGGCGACCAAATATGCTTTCTTGTTCGTTGGCATCACCTTCGGCGCCTTCCTGCTGTTTGAAATCATGAAGCAACTGGCCATTCATCCGGTGCAATACGGCATGGTCGGGCTGGCGCTGGCGTTTTTCTTTCTGTTGTTGCTATCACTGTCGGAGCACATTGCTTTCGTCTGGGCGTATCTGATTGCGGCGGCCGGCTGTATCGGCGTGATCATCGCCTATCTCAGCGCGGTGTTGCGCAGCGTACTGACGGCTTTGGGTTTTGGCGTAGCACTGGCGGTGCTGTATGGCGCGCTGTACCTGATTCTGGGCTCGGAAGATTTTGCCCTGCTGATCGGTAGTGGCCTGCTGTTTGGTTTGCTGACGCTGGCCATGCTGCTGACCCGAAAGGTCGACTGGTATCACCTGCAACAGCGGGTGCTGACACCGCGCAGCAGCGAAGCGCGCTGA
- a CDS encoding assimilatory sulfite reductase (NADPH) flavoprotein subunit, which translates to MTASSPLPTPLGDFRQHPLARALDGLPTEQLLWLSGYAYGLAQRGAAAITTVPAADSKPALTATVLYGSQTGNAKRLAEQLHSDLQAQGIAARVLRASDYPTRELAQEKLLLVAISTQGEGEPPEDSIALFKFLGSNRAPKLPQLKYAVFSLGDRSYNQFCAAGKNFAGLLDKLGASEWQPRVEADVEYEAEAKSWRAQIVEQAKKLQPASTQTSAQISAQVLPLRPHAVSAYNRDKPFSAPVLAVQKITARDSSKDVRHIELSLAGSGFAYEPGDTLGVWPRNPDVVVSEVLTALQLDGEQTVTVGDETLSLRRWLREKRELTQLSKPVLDRYQQLAQDSKLAALLQPAQTAALQAFLTAHQFIDLLLQFPAKLSAEQVVTTLRPLTPRLYSIASSQKLVDDEVHLTVGVIDEQSEAGRRVGAASRYLADVNDSDTVEVFIEHNPSFHLPDDDSRDLILIGPGTGIAPFRAFVQERAERAGAGVTVGKTWLFFGNQHCTSQFLYQTEWQAALKSGALSKLSLAFSRDQAERIYVQHRLREQAKEVYDWLQRGAAIYLCGDAKQMAPDVHAALREIIAEQSDQDAAYADEYLDRLREEGRYRRDVY; encoded by the coding sequence ATGACTGCCTCTTCTCCGCTGCCGACTCCGCTCGGTGACTTCCGCCAACACCCGCTGGCGCGCGCGCTCGACGGCCTGCCGACCGAGCAGCTGTTGTGGCTGTCGGGCTATGCCTATGGTCTGGCCCAGCGCGGTGCCGCTGCCATCACGACGGTACCGGCCGCAGACAGCAAGCCGGCGCTGACCGCCACCGTGTTGTACGGCTCGCAAACCGGCAACGCCAAGCGCCTCGCTGAACAGCTGCACAGCGATCTGCAGGCACAAGGCATCGCTGCACGCGTGCTGCGCGCCAGCGACTACCCGACCCGCGAACTGGCCCAGGAAAAGCTGCTGCTTGTCGCCATCAGCACTCAAGGCGAGGGCGAGCCACCGGAAGACAGCATCGCGCTGTTCAAATTCCTCGGCAGCAACCGCGCACCCAAATTGCCGCAGCTGAAATACGCGGTGTTCAGTCTCGGTGATCGCAGCTACAACCAGTTTTGCGCCGCCGGCAAAAATTTCGCCGGCTTGCTCGACAAACTCGGCGCCAGCGAATGGCAGCCGCGCGTCGAGGCCGATGTCGAATACGAAGCCGAGGCGAAAAGCTGGCGCGCGCAGATCGTCGAACAGGCCAAGAAACTGCAGCCGGCTAGCACGCAAACCAGCGCCCAGATCAGCGCGCAAGTGCTGCCGCTGCGGCCGCACGCGGTCAGCGCCTACAACCGCGACAAACCGTTTTCGGCGCCGGTGCTGGCAGTGCAGAAAATCACCGCCCGCGACAGCAGCAAGGATGTTCGTCATATCGAATTGTCGTTGGCCGGTTCCGGCTTTGCTTACGAACCGGGCGACACACTCGGCGTCTGGCCGCGCAATCCCGATGTTGTCGTCAGCGAAGTCCTGACCGCGCTGCAACTCGATGGCGAGCAAACGGTCACGGTCGGCGACGAAACATTGAGCCTGCGCCGCTGGTTGCGGGAAAAGCGCGAACTGACGCAATTGTCCAAGCCGGTGCTGGACCGTTATCAACAACTGGCGCAAGACAGCAAGCTGGCTGCATTGCTACAGCCGGCGCAAACCGCAGCGCTGCAAGCTTTTCTGACCGCGCATCAGTTCATTGATCTGCTGCTGCAATTCCCGGCAAAGCTGAGTGCCGAGCAAGTGGTCACCACGCTGCGGCCGCTGACGCCACGGCTGTACTCGATTGCCTCGTCGCAAAAACTGGTTGACGACGAAGTGCATCTGACGGTCGGCGTTATTGACGAGCAAAGCGAAGCCGGTCGCCGCGTTGGTGCTGCCTCGCGCTATCTGGCCGATGTCAACGACAGCGACACCGTTGAGGTATTCATCGAACACAATCCATCGTTCCATCTGCCGGATGACGACAGCCGCGACCTGATCCTGATCGGCCCCGGCACCGGCATCGCACCGTTCCGTGCCTTTGTTCAGGAACGCGCCGAGCGCGCGGGTGCTGGCGTGACAGTAGGCAAGACCTGGTTGTTCTTCGGCAACCAGCATTGCACCTCGCAGTTCCTGTACCAGACCGAATGGCAGGCCGCGCTGAAATCCGGCGCGCTGAGCAAATTGTCGTTGGCCTTTTCCCGCGATCAGGCTGAGCGCATCTATGTCCAGCACCGGCTGCGTGAACAAGCAAAAGAGGTCTATGACTGGCTACAGCGCGGCGCGGCGATTTACCTCTGCGGCGACGCCAAGCAGATGGCGCCGGATGTGCACGCGGCACTGCGCGAGATCATCGCCGAGCAGAGTGACCAAGACGCCGCTTACGCCGACGAGTATCTCGACCGGCTGCGGGAAGAAGGTCGCTACCGCCGTGATGTGTATTGA
- a CDS encoding GNAT family N-acetyltransferase, with amino-acid sequence MASLRDAGPADFPALLALNAESEHFLSPMDAPRLSQLFAQAAYCRVLEQDGEVAAFLLAFREAADYDSLNYRWFATRYPQFLYIDRVVVAASHQGKGLGVLLYADLFRFARQHGVARITCEFDTEPPNEASRRFHARFGFHEVGTQWVANGKKQVSLQEARSDGYVTE; translated from the coding sequence ATGGCATCCCTTCGTGATGCGGGCCCGGCCGATTTTCCGGCGCTGCTGGCGCTGAATGCCGAATCCGAGCATTTTCTGAGCCCGATGGATGCGCCGCGGCTTAGTCAGCTGTTTGCGCAGGCGGCCTATTGCCGTGTGTTGGAACAGGACGGGGAGGTGGCGGCGTTTTTGCTGGCGTTTCGGGAAGCGGCGGATTATGACAGCCTGAACTATCGCTGGTTTGCTACCCGTTACCCGCAGTTTCTCTACATCGATCGGGTTGTGGTTGCCGCCAGCCATCAAGGCAAGGGTCTTGGCGTCCTGCTGTATGCGGATCTGTTCCGCTTTGCCCGCCAGCACGGTGTGGCCCGTATCACCTGCGAATTTGATACCGAGCCGCCAAATGAAGCCTCGCGACGTTTCCACGCCCGCTTTGGTTTTCATGAAGTCGGAACGCAGTGGGTCGCCAACGGCAAGAAACAGGTATCGTTGCAGGAAGCGCGCAGCGATGGCTACGTCACGGAATGA
- a CDS encoding sulfite exporter TauE/SafE family protein produces MELAPEFTTFVLIGLLAQLIKGALGMAYGVTSSGLLLGFGHTPAIASVATHIAEVFTSGASWASHVYHGNVKKRLLWRLVLPGVVGALLGASVLSYFSSATLKPWVSAYLLLMGVWILARVWRKQAPRPRVRGAISLGLGAGFLDALGGGGWGSLTTTQLIAQGVPERYAIGTVQAAEFFVAVAAAVVFIAVLGIGHWQIPLGLLVGSMIAAPFATYVLNVLPVPALTASVGSLTVLLSVWNFLR; encoded by the coding sequence GTGGAGTTGGCGCCGGAGTTCACCACTTTTGTCTTGATAGGCCTGTTGGCGCAGCTGATCAAAGGCGCGCTCGGCATGGCCTATGGCGTCACCTCGTCGGGTTTGCTGCTCGGTTTCGGTCACACGCCGGCAATTGCCAGTGTCGCGACCCATATTGCCGAGGTGTTCACCAGTGGCGCGTCCTGGGCCAGCCATGTCTATCACGGCAATGTCAAAAAGCGTTTGCTGTGGCGGCTGGTGCTGCCGGGCGTGGTGGGTGCGCTGCTTGGCGCGAGTGTGCTCAGCTATTTTTCCAGTGCCACGTTGAAGCCGTGGGTCAGCGCGTATCTCTTGCTGATGGGGGTGTGGATATTGGCGCGGGTCTGGCGCAAACAGGCGCCACGGCCGCGCGTGCGCGGCGCCATCTCATTGGGGCTCGGTGCCGGTTTTCTCGATGCGTTGGGTGGCGGCGGCTGGGGTTCGTTGACCACCACACAGCTGATCGCGCAGGGCGTGCCGGAGCGCTATGCAATTGGCACCGTGCAAGCGGCGGAATTCTTTGTCGCGGTCGCGGCGGCTGTGGTTTTCATTGCCGTGCTCGGCATCGGCCATTGGCAGATTCCGCTCGGGCTGCTAGTTGGAAGTATGATTGCCGCACCGTTCGCAACTTACGTGCTGAACGTCCTGCCAGTGCCAGCATTGACTGCCTCGGTCGGCAGCCTGACTGTGCTGCTCAGTGTCTGGAATTTTCTGCGCTAG
- a CDS encoding lipase family protein, producing the protein MIWRFVVAALGWVPALLLALGVVSLPARASIRGCDPGYLQAAYGEPHRLAAVEGAIYALLANNAYDDREQPQFALPGDWQLASRTAEGDLQYSLFEQHRDGVIVKVVIAFRGTDSERDWWTGNIIGEQYEQAAQIVRSVQQRYPGTALIATGHSLGGGLALHVSMRFAGVSAYAFNPSPLVRQPETIARNRRVIYWEADDVLHWARWAWQKTPGAVYWRFSFVRGNGHNALVLAKGLLMLGALMNPDLANTLQQNCQINPLQD; encoded by the coding sequence ATGATTTGGCGTTTTGTTGTCGCCGCGCTCGGTTGGGTTCCTGCTTTGTTGCTCGCGCTGGGGGTAGTCTCGTTGCCGGCCCGTGCGTCCATTCGTGGTTGCGATCCCGGTTATCTGCAAGCAGCCTATGGCGAGCCGCATCGGCTGGCGGCGGTTGAGGGCGCCATTTACGCGCTGCTGGCCAACAACGCCTATGACGATCGGGAACAACCGCAATTTGCCCTGCCGGGGGATTGGCAGCTGGCCAGCCGCACCGCCGAAGGCGATCTGCAATACAGCCTGTTTGAACAGCATCGCGATGGCGTGATTGTGAAGGTGGTGATCGCGTTTCGCGGCACCGACAGCGAACGCGATTGGTGGACCGGCAACATCATCGGTGAACAATACGAACAGGCGGCGCAGATTGTTCGCAGCGTGCAGCAGCGTTATCCCGGCACCGCACTGATCGCCACCGGCCATTCGCTCGGCGGCGGTCTAGCACTGCATGTGTCGATGCGTTTTGCCGGTGTCAGTGCGTATGCGTTCAATCCGTCACCGCTGGTGCGGCAACCGGAAACCATTGCCCGCAATCGCCGGGTCATCTATTGGGAAGCCGATGATGTGCTGCACTGGGCTCGCTGGGCCTGGCAGAAAACGCCGGGCGCGGTGTACTGGCGGTTTTCGTTTGTCCGTGGCAATGGCCACAATGCGCTGGTGCTGGCAAAAGGTTTGCTGATGCTGGGGGCTTTGATGAATCCGGATTTGGCGAACACACTGCAGCAGAATTGCCAGATCAATCCGCTGCAGGATTAA